A genomic segment from Burkholderia plantarii encodes:
- a CDS encoding DUF3175 domain-containing protein has product MSASRSARPASHAKPGSRGKHSTRRPGRRRASTTGSGRRWSGDVTRRSDALDVEPDIFKSDDPAAIAASLKRSAEHSRRRKASPYQSAMSMLNFYVNRAGRNLPKTRRATLERAKRKLREAFGRKP; this is encoded by the coding sequence ATGAGCGCATCCCGTTCCGCCCGCCCGGCCTCGCACGCGAAGCCGGGCTCGCGCGGCAAGCATTCGACACGACGCCCGGGCCGGCGCCGCGCCAGCACCACCGGCTCGGGCAGGCGCTGGTCCGGCGACGTCACCCGACGCAGCGACGCACTCGACGTCGAACCCGACATCTTCAAGTCCGACGATCCCGCCGCGATCGCCGCCTCGCTGAAACGCTCGGCCGAACACAGCCGCCGGCGCAAGGCATCGCCATACCAGTCGGCCATGTCGATGCTGAACTTCTACGTCAATCGCGCCGGCCGCAACCTGCCGAAAACGCGGCGCGCGACACTGGAGCGGGCCAAGCGCAAGCTGCGCGAGGCGTTCGGCCGAAAGCCCTGA
- a CDS encoding thiamine pyrophosphate-requiring protein, which produces MTTVSDFIVERLAEWGVDRIYGYPGDGINGMFGALNRARGKIEFIQARHEEMAAFMASAHAKYTGKLGVCIATSGPGASHLVTGLYDARLDHMPVLAIVGQQARAALGGHYQQELDLPALFKDVAGAFVQQASVPGQVRHLVDRAVRTALGARTVTALILPNDLQELDYAPPARAHGTVHSGVGYTRPKVVPYPEDLKRAAEVLNAGSKVAMLVGAGALGATDQVIAVADRLGAGAAKALLGKAALPDDLPWVTGPIGLLGTRPSYELMNECDTLLVVGSGFPYAEFLPKEGQARAVQIDLKADMLSLRYPMEVNLVGDSAETLTQLLPLLTDRTEHRWRDRIARWNDDWRDTLAKRAAADASQGRGINPQRAFTELSPRLPDDVILASDSGSCANWYARDLQMRRGMLASLSGGLASMGAAVPYAIAAKFAYPGRPVIAMVGDGAMQMNNMAELITVAKYWRQWDDPRWICLVLNNEDLNQVTWEQRVMEGDPKFDASQQVPDVPYHRFAELIGLKGIYVDRPEQVGAAWDEALAAGKPVVIEVKTDPEVPPLPPHVTLQQARQFAETLVKGDPRERGVIVETARQVLSAVLPSGDKHGKS; this is translated from the coding sequence ATGACGACAGTTTCGGATTTCATCGTCGAACGACTCGCCGAATGGGGCGTCGATCGCATCTACGGCTACCCCGGCGACGGCATCAACGGCATGTTCGGCGCGCTGAACCGCGCGCGCGGCAAGATCGAGTTCATCCAGGCGCGCCACGAGGAAATGGCCGCGTTCATGGCCAGCGCGCACGCGAAGTACACCGGCAAGCTCGGCGTATGCATCGCCACCTCCGGCCCCGGCGCCTCGCACCTGGTCACCGGCCTCTACGACGCGCGGCTCGACCACATGCCGGTGCTCGCGATCGTCGGCCAGCAGGCGCGCGCCGCGCTCGGCGGCCACTACCAGCAGGAGCTCGACCTGCCCGCGCTGTTCAAGGACGTGGCCGGCGCGTTCGTGCAGCAGGCGAGCGTGCCGGGGCAGGTGCGCCATCTGGTCGACCGGGCCGTGCGCACCGCGCTCGGCGCGCGCACCGTCACCGCGCTGATCCTGCCGAACGACCTGCAGGAACTCGACTACGCGCCGCCCGCGCGCGCCCACGGCACCGTGCATTCGGGCGTCGGCTACACGCGCCCGAAGGTGGTGCCGTATCCGGAGGACCTCAAGCGCGCGGCCGAGGTGCTCAACGCGGGCTCGAAGGTCGCGATGCTGGTGGGCGCCGGCGCGCTCGGCGCCACCGATCAGGTGATCGCGGTGGCCGACCGGCTCGGCGCGGGCGCCGCCAAGGCGCTGCTCGGCAAGGCCGCACTGCCCGACGACCTGCCTTGGGTGACCGGCCCGATCGGCCTGCTCGGCACGCGGCCGAGCTACGAACTGATGAACGAGTGCGACACGCTGCTGGTGGTGGGCTCCGGCTTCCCGTATGCGGAGTTCCTGCCGAAGGAAGGCCAGGCGCGGGCGGTGCAGATCGACCTGAAGGCCGACATGCTGAGCCTGCGCTACCCGATGGAGGTCAACCTGGTGGGCGACAGCGCCGAGACGCTCACGCAGCTGCTGCCGCTGCTGACCGATCGCACCGAGCACCGCTGGCGCGACCGGATCGCGCGCTGGAACGACGACTGGCGCGACACGCTGGCCAAGCGCGCGGCCGCCGACGCGAGCCAGGGGCGCGGCATCAATCCGCAGCGCGCGTTCACCGAGCTCTCGCCGCGCCTGCCCGACGACGTGATCCTCGCGAGCGACTCGGGCTCCTGCGCGAACTGGTATGCGCGCGACCTGCAGATGCGGCGCGGCATGCTGGCCTCGCTGTCGGGCGGCCTCGCCTCGATGGGCGCCGCGGTGCCCTATGCGATCGCGGCAAAGTTCGCGTATCCGGGGCGGCCGGTGATCGCGATGGTCGGCGACGGCGCGATGCAGATGAACAACATGGCCGAGCTGATCACCGTCGCCAAATACTGGCGGCAGTGGGACGACCCGCGCTGGATCTGCCTCGTGCTCAACAACGAGGACCTGAACCAGGTCACCTGGGAGCAGCGCGTGATGGAGGGCGATCCGAAGTTCGACGCTTCGCAGCAGGTGCCCGACGTGCCGTATCACCGCTTCGCCGAGCTGATCGGATTGAAGGGCATTTACGTCGATCGCCCGGAGCAGGTCGGCGCGGCCTGGGACGAGGCGCTCGCGGCCGGCAAGCCGGTGGTGATCGAGGTCAAGACCGACCCCGAGGTGCCGCCGCTGCCGCCGCACGTCACGCTGCAGCAGGCCAGGCAGTTTGCCGAGACGCTCGTGAAGGGCGATCCGCGCGAACGCGGCGTGATCGTCGAGACGGCGCGGCAGGTGCTGTCGGCCGTGCTGCCCTCGGGCGACAAGCACGGCAAGTCCTGA
- a CDS encoding cation diffusion facilitator family transporter: MSATVPRAVYYALASNLAVAACKYAAAAYTNSGSAFAEAIHSSADCLNQVLLLAGGRAAAARADAAHPLGFGRVTYFYAMLVATQIFIVGGLVSSAVGVLRLVQHAPVGHGGVVIAVLLVSGVIETFALKASIDTIERRGRPLALLRWMRETGQPALLLAVIEDTAALGGILVSLAAVGLALATGNPVFDALGGIAVGLILMASAAFAMGKIKSLIVGESAHETVRRDMDAWLRARPEIVRVISLVVLRWSDEHVVAIQAELRPHPSADALVRTINAIELALQEAFPRARWIFFEPELREHGRNPV, from the coding sequence ATGTCCGCCACGGTGCCGCGCGCCGTCTACTACGCGCTCGCCTCGAACCTGGCCGTGGCCGCCTGCAAGTACGCGGCGGCCGCCTACACGAACTCCGGCTCGGCGTTCGCCGAGGCGATCCATTCGAGCGCCGACTGTCTGAACCAGGTGCTGCTGCTGGCGGGCGGCCGCGCGGCCGCCGCGCGCGCCGACGCCGCGCATCCGCTCGGCTTCGGCCGCGTCACCTATTTCTACGCGATGCTGGTGGCCACGCAGATCTTCATCGTCGGCGGGCTGGTCTCGTCGGCCGTCGGCGTGCTGCGGCTCGTGCAGCACGCGCCGGTCGGGCACGGCGGCGTGGTGATCGCGGTGCTGCTGGTGTCGGGCGTGATCGAGACGTTCGCGCTGAAGGCCTCGATCGACACCATCGAGCGGCGCGGCCGGCCGCTCGCGCTGCTGCGCTGGATGCGCGAGACCGGCCAGCCCGCGCTGCTGCTCGCCGTGATCGAGGACACCGCCGCGCTCGGCGGCATCCTCGTCTCGCTGGCCGCCGTGGGGCTCGCGCTCGCCACCGGCAATCCGGTGTTCGACGCGCTCGGCGGGATCGCGGTGGGCCTGATCCTGATGGCGAGCGCGGCGTTCGCGATGGGCAAGATCAAGTCGCTGATCGTCGGCGAATCGGCGCACGAAACGGTGCGCCGCGACATGGACGCGTGGCTGCGCGCGCGGCCCGAGATCGTGCGCGTGATCTCGCTGGTGGTGCTGCGCTGGTCCGACGAACACGTGGTCGCGATCCAGGCCGAACTGCGCCCGCATCCGAGCGCCGATGCGCTGGTGCGCACCATCAACGCGATCGAACTCGCGTTGCAGGAGGCGTTTCCACGCGCGCGGTGGATCTTCTTCGAACCGGAGCTGCGCGAGCACGGGCGCAATCCGGTATGA
- a CDS encoding PRC-barrel domain-containing protein, which produces MQSTSAGAAAGPARHTGRALVPARMFDGALARATDGYTLGYVSEVMLDLRAGRVAYALLALDERTHARLLTAVPWHYVALDADGTGLRIALSAATVRGAPAIDLDTWRVATDPAWESAVIRHYDTEDAPREYSLAEELGLRSPVRPRGPV; this is translated from the coding sequence ATGCAATCGACCTCAGCCGGTGCCGCCGCCGGCCCCGCCCGCCACACCGGCCGCGCGCTGGTGCCGGCCCGCATGTTCGACGGCGCGCTCGCGCGTGCCACCGACGGCTACACGCTCGGCTACGTGAGCGAAGTGATGCTCGACCTGCGCGCCGGGCGCGTCGCCTACGCGCTGCTCGCGCTCGACGAGCGCACCCACGCGCGCCTGCTGACCGCGGTGCCCTGGCACTACGTGGCGCTCGACGCCGACGGCACCGGGCTGCGCATCGCCCTGTCGGCGGCCACCGTGCGCGGCGCGCCCGCGATCGACCTCGATACCTGGCGCGTGGCGACCGATCCGGCCTGGGAAAGCGCCGTGATCCGGCACTACGACACCGAGGATGCACCGCGCGAGTACAGCCTCGCCGAGGAACTCGGGCTGCGCTCGCCGGTGCGCCCGCGCGGACCGGTCTGA
- a CDS encoding HlyD family secretion protein, with translation MSDVTEFPLPSAARGRRAPTRRVPRRLADALHGGFAPRRARAADEDPPPRPSGDPSGNGSTRASGGTDSRDPGERDAGSTDGGERNDRPRDGERRDGGGDGGDGKRGDEGGGHHGDGDGGDNGGDNGGGDDHDGKRDDGKRKGSNRKTLIILAIVVVVLLIVALVWWLLTRNQVSTDDAYTDGNAIAIAPHVSGYVTRLNVDDNTFVHRGDLLVQIDPRDYRAQLDAADAQLGLAQAQLDAARVQLDIARVQYPAQYAQARAQIESADASYKQALAAQERQHAVDARATSKQAIDAADAQRASADANVAMARAQARTAALVPQQIRTVESTIEERRQQVLAARAQRETAELNLSYCEIRAPSDGWVTRRNVQLGSFLQTGSSLFSIVTPRIWITANFKESQLERMRIGDHVDVSVDAYPDLALHGHVDSIQLGSGSRFSAFPAENATGNFVKIVQRVPVKIVLDGPLPTNPPLGLGLSAVPTVHLP, from the coding sequence ATGTCCGATGTCACCGAGTTTCCATTGCCCTCCGCCGCGCGAGGCCGGCGCGCGCCGACCCGCCGCGTGCCGCGGCGCCTGGCCGACGCGCTGCATGGCGGGTTCGCGCCGCGGCGCGCGCGCGCCGCTGACGAGGATCCGCCGCCGCGTCCGTCCGGCGATCCGTCGGGCAACGGCTCGACGCGCGCGAGCGGCGGAACGGACTCGCGGGACCCGGGCGAGCGTGACGCGGGCTCGACCGATGGTGGCGAACGCAACGATCGTCCGCGCGACGGCGAGCGCCGCGATGGCGGTGGCGACGGCGGCGACGGCAAGCGCGGTGACGAGGGCGGCGGGCACCACGGCGACGGTGACGGCGGCGATAACGGCGGCGATAACGGCGGCGGCGACGATCACGACGGCAAGCGCGACGACGGCAAGCGCAAGGGCTCGAACCGCAAGACGCTGATCATCCTCGCGATCGTGGTGGTGGTGCTGCTGATCGTGGCGCTGGTCTGGTGGCTGCTCACGCGCAACCAGGTCAGCACCGACGACGCCTACACCGACGGCAACGCGATCGCGATCGCGCCGCACGTATCGGGCTACGTGACGCGCCTGAACGTCGACGACAACACCTTCGTCCATCGCGGCGACCTGCTGGTGCAGATCGATCCGCGCGATTACCGCGCCCAGCTCGACGCGGCCGACGCGCAGCTCGGCCTCGCACAGGCGCAGCTCGACGCGGCGCGCGTGCAGCTCGACATCGCGCGCGTGCAATACCCGGCGCAGTACGCGCAGGCCCGCGCGCAGATCGAATCGGCCGACGCGTCCTACAAGCAGGCGCTCGCCGCGCAGGAACGGCAGCACGCGGTGGACGCGCGCGCCACCTCGAAGCAGGCGATCGACGCGGCCGACGCGCAGCGCGCCAGCGCCGACGCGAACGTGGCGATGGCGCGTGCCCAGGCCCGCACGGCCGCGCTCGTGCCGCAGCAGATCCGCACCGTGGAGAGCACCATCGAGGAACGCCGCCAGCAGGTGCTGGCCGCGCGCGCGCAGCGCGAGACGGCCGAGTTGAACCTGTCGTACTGCGAGATCCGCGCGCCGTCCGACGGCTGGGTCACGCGCCGCAACGTGCAGCTCGGCTCGTTCCTGCAGACCGGCAGCTCGCTGTTCTCGATCGTCACGCCGCGCATCTGGATCACCGCGAACTTCAAGGAGTCGCAGCTCGAGCGCATGCGCATCGGTGACCACGTCGACGTGTCGGTCGACGCCTATCCCGACCTCGCGCTGCACGGCCACGTCGACAGCATCCAGCTCGGCAGCGGCTCGCGCTTCTCGGCGTTCCCGGCCGAGAACGCGACCGGCAACTTCGTGAAGATCGTGCAGCGGGTGCCGGTGAAGATCGTGCTCGACGGCCCGCTGCCGACCAACCCGCCGCTCGGCCTCGGCCTGTCCGCCGTGCCCACCGTCCACCTGCCGTGA
- a CDS encoding DHA2 family efflux MFS transporter permease subunit has product MSRAADASAARDGGGGGERAWRPSANPWLIAVVVTLAAFMEVLDTTIVNVALPHIAGTMSASYDEATWTLTSYLVANGIVLPISGFLGRLLGRKRYFVICIAAFTVCSFLCGIATNLGQLIVFRILQGLFGGGLQPNQQSIILDTFPPEQRNRAFSISAIAIVVAPVLGPTLGGWITDTFSWRWVFLLNVPVGILTVLAVMQLVEDPPWRRDGERGIRIDYIGIGLIAIGLGCLQVMLDRGEDDDWFGSNFIRLFAVLTVLGLTGAVLWLRYAKKPVVDLACLRDRNFALGCVTIACFAAVLYGSAVIVPQLAQQQLGYTATLAGLVLSPGAILITMEIPIVSRLMPVVQTRYLVGVGFVLLTFSLVYSRTLVPDIDYRHLMMIRCAQSLAIGFLFVPITTLAYLTIPQRLNDDASALFTMFRNVAGSIGISVSTALIRERTQAQMAHLSGHMSPFSQNFQDTLQRNAQSITALSGAPPAAALQTANGRLYETFVSQATILAYLDVFAILAVFCAICIPLTFMFSPVKAAQGGGGH; this is encoded by the coding sequence ATGAGCCGGGCCGCCGATGCATCGGCCGCCCGCGACGGCGGCGGGGGCGGCGAGCGCGCCTGGCGCCCGTCGGCGAACCCCTGGCTGATCGCCGTGGTGGTCACGCTCGCCGCGTTCATGGAAGTGCTCGACACCACCATCGTCAACGTCGCGCTGCCGCATATCGCCGGCACCATGTCGGCGAGCTACGACGAGGCCACCTGGACGCTCACCTCGTATCTCGTCGCGAACGGCATCGTGCTGCCGATCTCGGGCTTCCTCGGCCGGCTGCTGGGCCGCAAGCGCTATTTCGTGATCTGCATCGCCGCGTTCACGGTCTGCTCGTTCCTGTGCGGGATCGCCACCAACCTCGGCCAGCTGATCGTGTTCCGGATCCTGCAGGGGCTGTTCGGCGGCGGCCTGCAGCCGAACCAGCAGTCGATCATCCTCGACACGTTCCCGCCCGAGCAGCGCAACCGCGCGTTCTCGATCTCGGCGATCGCGATCGTGGTGGCGCCGGTGCTGGGGCCGACGCTCGGCGGCTGGATCACCGACACGTTCTCGTGGCGCTGGGTGTTCCTGCTCAACGTGCCGGTGGGGATCCTCACGGTGCTGGCGGTGATGCAGCTGGTGGAGGACCCGCCGTGGCGGCGCGACGGCGAGCGCGGCATCCGCATCGACTACATCGGCATCGGCCTGATCGCGATCGGCCTTGGCTGCCTGCAGGTGATGCTCGACCGCGGCGAGGACGACGACTGGTTCGGCTCGAACTTCATCCGCCTGTTCGCCGTGCTGACGGTGCTCGGGCTGACGGGCGCGGTGCTCTGGCTGCGCTACGCGAAAAAGCCGGTGGTGGATCTGGCCTGCCTGCGCGACCGCAATTTCGCGCTCGGCTGCGTGACCATCGCCTGCTTCGCGGCGGTGCTGTACGGCAGTGCCGTGATCGTGCCGCAGCTCGCGCAGCAGCAGCTCGGCTATACCGCCACGCTGGCCGGGCTGGTGCTGTCGCCGGGCGCGATCCTGATCACCATGGAGATCCCGATCGTGAGCCGCCTGATGCCGGTGGTGCAGACGCGCTATCTGGTCGGCGTGGGCTTCGTTTTGCTGACCTTCTCGCTCGTCTATTCGCGCACGCTGGTGCCCGACATCGACTACCGGCACCTGATGATGATCCGCTGCGCGCAGTCGCTCGCGATCGGCTTCCTGTTCGTGCCGATCACCACGCTCGCCTACCTGACCATCCCGCAACGGCTCAACGACGATGCCTCGGCGCTCTTCACGATGTTCCGCAACGTGGCCGGCTCGATCGGCATCTCGGTGTCCACGGCGCTGATCCGCGAGCGCACGCAGGCGCAGATGGCGCATCTGTCCGGCCACATGTCGCCGTTCTCGCAGAACTTCCAGGACACGCTGCAGCGCAACGCGCAGTCGATCACCGCGCTGTCGGGCGCACCGCCCGCGGCCGCGCTGCAGACCGCCAACGGCCGGCTCTACGAGACCTTCGTCTCGCAGGCCACGATCCTCGCCTATCTCGACGTGTTCGCGATCCTGGCGGTGTTCTGCGCGATCTGCATCCCGTTGACGTTCATGTTCTCGCCGGTGAAGGCGGCGCAGGGCGGAGGAGGACATTGA
- a CDS encoding efflux transporter outer membrane subunit gives MKHQAPRPFRAFRAPRVPTRARAFAWPAALAGCLALAACTVGPDFKPPRADAPAQWHDLQGASGAAAAGPASAAAPVAGASLTDAASAPDAGVHSKPVVDADPDPRWWQAFHDPLLDRLVARAAHDNLDLQTAVLRIAEAREQLHQAAAQGLPNVRATASYQREQLGVKGILEDEGVNDQINRLGAPGSALANAVPGGSTAIQQGASKALDAISSPTNLWQAGFDASWELDLFGRVRRSVEAAGAETGAAVAGRDDALLSLEAEVAQTYLQYRGAQALRALAVELTQSQGELADLTRNRAAHGLTSQLDVRSAEAQLATIRAQLPQYDQQIATLRNGLAYLVGGAPGALDAELDAPGALPALPPTVPVGLPSTLARRRPDVRRAELELHAATAQVGVAVAQFYPDVSLTGQIGLRSTHVRELAQWSHLFYSAGPAISLPIFSGGALVSNLRLSKVQQQEAALAYRGAVLVALRDVDNALAVYRTDQTRHAELDDAVRAERGALDLARDSYRKGIVPFLDVLDAERQWSQARQQAVQGELQATTDLVALYKALGGGWDPDAAPAANGAADDGASASRGADDAGRADGAAEVANAR, from the coding sequence ATGAAGCATCAGGCTCCGCGCCCCTTCCGGGCTTTCCGGGCTCCCCGGGTACCGACGCGCGCTCGCGCCTTCGCGTGGCCGGCCGCGCTGGCCGGCTGCCTCGCGCTGGCCGCCTGCACCGTCGGGCCGGATTTCAAGCCGCCGCGCGCGGACGCACCCGCGCAGTGGCACGACCTGCAAGGCGCGAGCGGCGCGGCCGCGGCGGGGCCGGCCTCCGCCGCCGCGCCGGTGGCCGGCGCCTCGCTGACCGACGCCGCCTCGGCGCCCGACGCCGGCGTGCATTCGAAGCCGGTGGTGGACGCCGACCCCGATCCGCGCTGGTGGCAGGCGTTCCACGATCCGCTGCTCGACCGGCTGGTCGCGCGCGCGGCGCACGACAACCTCGATCTGCAGACGGCCGTGCTGCGCATCGCCGAGGCGCGCGAGCAGCTGCACCAGGCCGCGGCGCAAGGCCTGCCGAACGTGCGCGCCACCGCCAGCTACCAGCGCGAGCAGCTTGGCGTGAAGGGCATCCTCGAGGACGAGGGCGTCAACGACCAGATCAACCGGCTCGGCGCGCCGGGCTCGGCGCTCGCCAACGCGGTGCCGGGCGGCAGCACGGCGATCCAGCAGGGCGCGAGCAAGGCGCTCGATGCGATCTCGTCGCCGACCAATCTCTGGCAGGCCGGCTTCGACGCGTCGTGGGAACTCGACCTGTTCGGCCGCGTGCGGCGCTCGGTGGAGGCGGCCGGCGCCGAGACGGGCGCGGCCGTGGCGGGCCGCGACGACGCGCTGCTCTCGCTCGAGGCCGAGGTCGCGCAGACCTACCTGCAATATCGCGGCGCGCAGGCGCTGCGCGCGCTGGCGGTGGAACTGACGCAGTCGCAGGGCGAACTGGCCGACCTCACGCGCAATCGCGCCGCGCACGGCCTGACGAGCCAGCTCGACGTGCGCAGTGCCGAGGCGCAGCTCGCCACGATTCGCGCGCAGCTGCCGCAATACGACCAGCAGATCGCCACGCTGCGCAACGGCCTCGCGTATCTGGTGGGCGGTGCGCCCGGCGCGCTCGACGCCGAACTCGACGCGCCCGGCGCGCTGCCGGCGCTGCCGCCGACGGTGCCGGTGGGCCTGCCGTCCACGCTGGCACGGCGGCGGCCGGACGTGCGCCGCGCCGAACTCGAGCTGCACGCGGCCACCGCGCAGGTTGGCGTGGCGGTCGCGCAGTTCTATCCCGACGTGTCGCTGACCGGGCAGATCGGCCTGCGCTCGACGCACGTGCGCGAACTCGCGCAGTGGTCGCATCTGTTCTATTCGGCCGGCCCGGCGATCTCGCTGCCGATCTTCTCGGGCGGCGCGCTGGTGTCGAACCTGCGGCTCTCGAAGGTGCAGCAGCAGGAGGCCGCGCTGGCTTATCGCGGCGCCGTGCTGGTGGCGCTGCGCGACGTCGACAACGCGCTCGCCGTCTACCGCACCGACCAGACGCGCCATGCCGAACTCGACGACGCCGTGCGGGCCGAACGCGGCGCGCTCGATCTCGCGCGCGACAGCTATCGCAAGGGCATCGTGCCGTTCCTCGACGTGCTCGACGCCGAGCGGCAGTGGTCGCAGGCGCGGCAGCAGGCGGTGCAGGGCGAGCTGCAGGCCACCACCGACCTGGTCGCGCTGTACAAGGCGCTCGGCGGCGGCTGGGATCCGGACGCGGCGCCGGCCGCGAACGGCGCCGCCGATGACGGCGCCTCGGCTTCGCGCGGCGCGGACGACGCGGGCCGGGCGGACGGCGCCGCCGAGGTGGCGAACGCGCGCTGA
- a CDS encoding MgtC/SapB family protein: protein MPLVLDHADLALRLATCLVASAIIGFDRGGSGKSAGLRTTMLVGLAACLAMLQVNVLLPQAGKGPQSFATLDLMRLPLGILSGVGFIGAGAILRKDGLVRGLTTAATLWFVTVIGLCAGGGQLLLAVMATVLGVAILSGLKPLERRLPQRRRARLCVMQHAGGAPSPGLADTLARLDALHCRVSLTGMQALPESGAIRRQYELKWHAPRRDDPVEQAIAALVSHGGGGVSWSLRE from the coding sequence ATGCCGCTCGTCCTCGACCACGCCGACCTCGCACTGCGCCTCGCCACCTGTCTCGTCGCCAGCGCGATCATCGGCTTCGATCGCGGCGGCTCGGGCAAGTCGGCCGGCCTGCGCACGACGATGCTGGTGGGCCTGGCGGCCTGCCTCGCGATGTTGCAGGTGAACGTGCTGCTGCCGCAGGCCGGCAAGGGCCCGCAGTCGTTCGCGACACTCGACCTGATGCGGCTGCCGCTCGGCATCCTGTCCGGCGTCGGCTTCATCGGCGCCGGTGCGATCCTGCGCAAGGACGGGCTGGTGCGCGGCCTGACCACGGCCGCGACGCTCTGGTTCGTGACCGTGATCGGGCTCTGCGCGGGCGGCGGCCAGCTGCTGCTGGCGGTGATGGCGACCGTGCTCGGCGTGGCGATCCTGTCCGGCCTCAAGCCGCTCGAGCGGCGCCTGCCGCAACGGCGTCGCGCCCGGCTCTGCGTGATGCAGCACGCCGGCGGCGCGCCCTCGCCCGGCCTCGCCGACACCCTCGCGCGACTCGACGCGCTGCACTGCCGCGTATCCCTGACGGGCATGCAGGCGCTGCCCGAGAGCGGCGCGATCCGCCGCCAGTACGAACTGAAATGGCACGCGCCGCGGCGCGACGATCCGGTCGAGCAGGCGATCGCCGCGCTGGTGAGCCACGGCGGCGGCGGCGTGAGCTGGTCGCTGCGGGAGTAG
- a CDS encoding CBS domain-containing protein, translated as MQRIRQIMSRDVVHVAPGDSIHHAARWMARHDVGALPVCDGTRVVGMVTDRDIVTRALAAGKDGGTPVREVASVPIEWCGEDDDADAVRRKMASTQVRRIPVMSRDRRLVERVSLGDFATRGGVAERDAIGETLDCLSQPR; from the coding sequence ATGCAACGGATTCGCCAGATCATGTCGCGCGACGTCGTGCATGTCGCGCCGGGCGACTCGATTCATCATGCGGCGCGATGGATGGCGCGCCACGACGTGGGCGCGCTGCCCGTGTGCGACGGCACGCGCGTGGTCGGCATGGTGACCGATCGCGATATCGTCACGCGCGCGCTGGCCGCGGGCAAGGACGGCGGCACCCCGGTGCGCGAGGTCGCCTCGGTGCCGATCGAATGGTGCGGCGAGGATGACGACGCCGACGCGGTGCGCCGCAAGATGGCCAGCACGCAGGTGCGCCGGATCCCGGTGATGTCGCGCGACCGGCGGCTGGTGGAGAGGGTCTCGCTCGGCGACTTCGCGACGCGTGGCGGCGTGGCCGAGCGCGACGCGATCGGCGAGACGCTCGACTGCCTGTCGCAGCCGCGCTGA
- a CDS encoding sigma-54 interaction domain-containing protein, with product MARLDSEPPRLGGQSSSIEALLAKVGRAALAPASVLIVGETGSGKDVVARLLHALGPRAARPFVAINCGAVARDVAESQLFGHEKGSFTGAVAQHIGFFEAARGGTLFLDEIADAPPELQVKLLRVLESGTITRVGGTEPIPVDVRVIAATHHDPAAAVRDGRFREDLFYRIAAVPLHVPPLRRREGDAEQLARELVAHLNARHGTAKRLSAQALRVLNTHSWPGNVRELRNVVERGFILADEQIELHPPALAPAAAASVRDNVMTLQVGATLAQSQQHFIAASLQYFDGNKPRTAKSLGISLKTLYNRLALMRDDDGKSPPG from the coding sequence ATGGCACGCCTCGATAGCGAACCGCCGCGGCTTGGCGGCCAGTCTTCGTCGATCGAAGCGCTGCTCGCCAAGGTCGGCCGCGCCGCGCTGGCACCGGCGAGCGTATTGATCGTCGGCGAGACCGGCTCGGGCAAGGACGTGGTCGCGCGGCTGCTGCACGCGCTCGGGCCGCGCGCGGCCCGGCCGTTTGTCGCGATCAACTGCGGGGCGGTGGCGCGCGACGTGGCCGAATCGCAGCTGTTCGGCCATGAAAAAGGCAGCTTCACCGGCGCGGTCGCGCAGCACATCGGCTTCTTCGAGGCCGCGCGCGGCGGCACGCTGTTCCTCGACGAGATCGCCGATGCGCCGCCCGAGCTGCAGGTCAAGCTGTTGCGCGTGCTGGAGAGCGGCACCATCACGCGGGTGGGCGGCACCGAGCCGATTCCGGTGGACGTGCGCGTGATCGCGGCCACCCACCACGATCCGGCCGCCGCGGTGCGCGACGGCCGCTTTCGCGAGGACCTGTTCTACCGGATCGCCGCCGTGCCGCTGCACGTGCCGCCGCTGCGCCGGCGCGAGGGCGATGCAGAGCAGCTCGCACGCGAACTGGTGGCGCATCTCAACGCGCGCCACGGCACCGCGAAGCGGCTCTCGGCGCAGGCGCTGCGCGTGCTGAACACGCACAGCTGGCCCGGCAACGTGCGCGAGCTGCGCAACGTGGTCGAGCGCGGCTTCATCCTGGCCGACGAGCAGATCGAGCTGCACCCGCCGGCGCTGGCGCCGGCCGCCGCCGCCAGCGTGCGCGACAACGTGATGACGTTGCAGGTCGGCGCGACGCTGGCGCAGTCGCAGCAGCACTTCATCGCCGCCTCGCTGCAATACTTCGACGGCAACAAGCCGCGCACCGCGAAATCGCTCGGCATCAGCCTGAAGACGCTCTACAACCGGCTCGCGCTGATGCGCGACGACGACGGCAAGTCGCCTCCCGGCTAG